The following are encoded together in the Streptomyces sp. NBC_00358 genome:
- a CDS encoding chloramphenicol phosphotransferase CPT family protein: MTAGRIIFLNGTSSSGKSSIARELLDVLDDGVFFHLAVDNFNAMRTKRVLRPEELDTALRRTRMGFHRSIAAMAEVGNDVVVDHVLSEPWRLLDCLSVLRPEDVLFVGVHCPLDELTRREQARGDRPSGLAAHQYDLVHRHGDYDLECDTSTASPRECAERIKDFLPRLPRRTAFARLHDRYLTDHDGPGVFDQGPPSAQV, translated from the coding sequence ATGACAGCCGGCCGCATCATCTTCCTGAACGGCACGTCCAGTTCGGGGAAGTCGAGCATCGCCCGCGAACTGCTCGACGTTCTCGACGACGGTGTCTTCTTCCATCTGGCGGTGGACAACTTCAACGCCATGCGCACCAAGCGGGTCCTTCGCCCGGAGGAACTCGACACGGCGCTGCGCCGGACCCGGATGGGCTTCCACCGCTCGATCGCGGCCATGGCCGAGGTGGGCAACGATGTCGTCGTCGACCACGTTCTCAGCGAACCGTGGCGCCTGCTCGACTGCCTGTCGGTCCTGCGCCCCGAGGACGTCCTGTTCGTGGGTGTCCACTGTCCTCTGGACGAACTCACCCGTCGTGAACAGGCCCGCGGAGACCGCCCGTCGGGTCTCGCCGCGCACCAGTACGACCTCGTCCACCGTCACGGCGACTACGACCTGGAGTGCGACACCAGCACGGCGAGCCCGCGCGAATGCGCCGAAAGGATCAAGGATTTCCTTCCCCGCCTTCCGCGCCGCACCGCCTTCGCCCGCCTCCACGACCGCTACTTGACGGACCACGACGGGCCGGGAGTCTTCGATCAGGGCCCGCCGTCGGCCCAGGTATGA
- a CDS encoding amidase has protein sequence MDWNLRTAEELAAALRAGEVTSAELTDEAITRIERDDKEINAICVPDFDRARAAARGADQARARGEDRPLLGIPVTVKESYNIAGLPTTWGMPQHRDYVPAEDAVQVSRLKAAGAVVLGKTNVPLGLRDVQSFNELHGTTNNPWDHGRTSGGSSGGSAAALASGFGALSIGSDIGGSLRTPAHFCGVYAHKPTLGLAASRGMVPPSEPALPVDLDLAVVGPMARSARDLTLLLDVMAGPDPLTFGVAHRMTLPPARHDRLRDFRVLVLDEHPLIPTGSAVRAGVNRVADALVDGGARVERHSPLLPDLTEAATLYTQLLFSSSVARFPVEAYEQLRTRAAGLSPHDRSLAAVRLRGMVFSHRDWIEANNRREAHRHGWRLLFAEFDAVVCPITPTPAFPHDHNPDLLERRIDIDGVEYPYLDQLVWAGLATMPGLPATAVPAGRSSEGLPVGVQLIGPLSEDRTPLRLAELLEERIGGFQAPK, from the coding sequence ATGGACTGGAACCTTCGGACTGCCGAGGAACTCGCCGCTGCCCTACGCGCCGGTGAGGTGACCTCGGCGGAACTGACCGACGAGGCGATCACCCGCATCGAGCGGGACGACAAGGAGATCAACGCGATCTGCGTGCCGGACTTCGACCGTGCACGGGCCGCCGCGCGCGGGGCCGACCAGGCGCGCGCCCGAGGTGAGGACAGGCCGTTGCTCGGCATTCCGGTGACGGTCAAGGAGTCCTACAACATCGCCGGGCTGCCCACCACCTGGGGCATGCCGCAACACCGCGACTACGTGCCGGCCGAGGACGCGGTACAGGTGTCGCGGCTCAAGGCCGCCGGGGCGGTGGTGCTCGGCAAGACCAATGTGCCGTTGGGGCTGCGAGATGTGCAGAGCTTCAACGAACTCCACGGCACCACCAACAACCCGTGGGATCACGGTCGCACCTCGGGCGGATCCTCCGGTGGATCGGCGGCCGCCCTGGCGTCCGGGTTCGGCGCGCTGTCCATCGGCTCCGACATCGGCGGTTCGCTGCGCACCCCCGCGCATTTCTGCGGTGTCTACGCCCACAAGCCGACACTCGGGCTGGCCGCGAGCCGCGGTATGGTCCCGCCGTCCGAGCCCGCGTTGCCGGTCGACCTCGACCTAGCCGTCGTCGGTCCGATGGCACGCTCCGCCCGCGACCTCACGCTGCTGCTCGACGTCATGGCCGGACCGGACCCACTGACGTTCGGCGTGGCGCACCGCATGACCCTGCCTCCCGCGCGCCACGATCGGCTGCGCGACTTCCGGGTCCTGGTCCTCGACGAGCATCCGCTCATTCCGACCGGATCCGCGGTGCGGGCGGGCGTGAACCGGGTGGCCGACGCGCTGGTCGACGGCGGCGCCCGCGTCGAACGGCACAGCCCACTGCTGCCCGATCTGACCGAAGCCGCGACGCTCTACACGCAGTTGCTGTTTTCGAGCTCCGTCGCGCGTTTTCCCGTCGAGGCGTACGAGCAACTGCGGACCCGCGCCGCCGGGTTGAGCCCACACGATCGGAGTCTCGCCGCGGTGCGGCTGCGCGGCATGGTGTTCAGCCACCGCGACTGGATCGAGGCGAACAACCGTCGCGAGGCCCACCGCCACGGCTGGCGGCTGCTGTTCGCCGAGTTCGACGCCGTGGTGTGTCCGATCACGCCGACCCCGGCGTTCCCGCACGACCACAACCCCGATCTGTTGGAACGCCGGATCGACATCGACGGCGTCGAGTACCCGTACTTGGACCAGCTCGTCTGGGCCGGTCTGGCGACCATGCCCGGCCTGCCCGCCACCGCCGTCCCGGCCGGCCGGTCCTCCGAAGGGCTCCCGGTGGGAGTACAGCTCATCGGCCCGCTGTCCGAGGACCGCACGCCGTTGCGGCTGGCTGAACTGCTCGAAGAGAGGATCGGCGGCTTCCAGGCGCCGAAGTAG
- a CDS encoding HAD-IA family hydrolase gives MTANRPTTSSLPCAAVLCDVDGVLRHWPADTEIEQTHGLPSGSLAAAAFAPARVLPAITGEITDEQWRSNVVADLAETCGSLKRARAAVTAWADRTPVVNLELVALLTRVRDLVPVALVSNGTTRLEQDLARQGLDTLAHTVVNTARVGVVKPDPEIYRIAAARVRTTVERCLFIDDIAENVTAAREVGMTGLHYRHLDDVRTALAPLLRRVAG, from the coding sequence GTGACCGCCAATCGCCCGACCACCTCGTCCCTGCCCTGTGCCGCCGTGTTGTGCGACGTCGACGGCGTACTGCGGCATTGGCCCGCCGACACCGAGATCGAGCAGACGCACGGGCTGCCTTCCGGCTCCCTCGCCGCCGCGGCCTTCGCGCCCGCTCGCGTCCTCCCCGCCATCACCGGTGAGATCACCGACGAGCAGTGGCGGTCCAACGTGGTCGCGGACCTCGCCGAGACCTGCGGCTCCCTGAAGCGGGCCCGCGCCGCCGTGACCGCCTGGGCCGACCGGACCCCGGTCGTGAACCTCGAACTGGTGGCCCTGCTCACGCGAGTCCGCGACCTCGTCCCCGTGGCCCTGGTCTCCAACGGAACCACGCGACTGGAACAGGACCTCGCCCGCCAGGGACTGGACACCCTCGCGCACACGGTGGTGAACACCGCCCGCGTCGGCGTCGTGAAACCCGACCCCGAGATCTACCGCATCGCCGCCGCACGCGTCCGGACGACCGTGGAACGCTGCTTGTTCATCGACGACATCGCGGAGAACGTCACGGCGGCTCGCGAGGTGGGCATGACCGGTCTCCACTACCGCCACCTCGACGATGTACGCACAGCACTCGCCCCCCTGCTGCGCCGCGTCGCGGGATGA